A part of Aricia agestis chromosome 13, ilAriAges1.1, whole genome shotgun sequence genomic DNA contains:
- the LOC121732854 gene encoding uncharacterized protein LOC121732854 isoform X1, whose product MKPILFRFILVFIVNCVVGQHNQICENSTTVSRSCTTQILGEDYIHDGSCKVEVIPPDSAHCTDNFGPISSNAHIGGVSLRPYLLPVDFDNSTVKYSLNHAVLNITFSNIKWKTMKFRFQKYKSTAIVSYCRNIILSNDVTFNDQSVLYYDCYWALTEGNNIGQSHILDFEATNDGVVNRGRYYFNMPSADMLSPTITEVDWKPFVYIEIFTSTMRLHIVPPPFQLHIPEYKIEVMWENENGTAKSELVKVANVKVKNRTSEVTYDYSMLKDPGAYYFNVQPMHDLCKFRKVDCKTVKSPKIKISREVHESFNICIASITALIVATLFAYYIVLRVIRRYWCKEYAQEIPPPTKVLVVYSPANRLHAECVASFVTYLRSEYGFEVMYDGDISNTAHGDPFIWAQEAFNLASHVIYIVGPMENTNLYNNIYDKPILAHKDVDVMLLSLLKGNKVSKCPKDVMNVFFEHSNGPIPVETKHDKVFFLLKDWQKLIAYLSRNLLPKRQLMRTEKGKNLLDDLTRAKKLLSGRNDDVIVKCDMNSIEKKVLL is encoded by the exons ATGAAGCCAATTTTGTTTCGTTTCATATTAGTTTTTATAGTCAATTGCGTTGTGGGACAACATAATCAGATATGTGAAAACAGTACGACAGTCTCCCGTAGTTGTACAACACAG ATACTAGGAGAGGACTACATTCACGATGGTTCCTGCAAGGTTGAAGTTATACCGCCGGACAGTGCACACTGCACCGATAATTTCGGGCCCATATCTTCGAACGCGCACATTGGTGGAGTCAGCCTACGACCATACCTACTCCCGGTGGATTTTGATAACTCTACAGTCAAATATTCGCTAAACCACGCTGTACTGAACATCACTTTCAGCAATATAAAGTGGAAAA CTATGAAGTTCAGATTCCAAAAGTATAAAAGCACAGCAATTGTAAGCTACTGTCGGAACATCATACTATCAAATGATGTAACATTCAATGACCAATCAGTGCTTTATTACGACTGCTACTGGGCTCTCACTGAAGGCAACAATATTGGGCAGAGCCATATCCTCGACTTTGAAGCGACAAATGATGGTGTTGTCAACAGGGGACGCTATTATTTCAACATGCCCTCTGCTGATATGTTAA GTCCTACAATCACAGAAGTAGATTGGAAACCATTTGTTTACATCGAGATCTTCACGAGTACAATGAGATTACACATTGTCCCACCACCCTTCCAACTTCACATACCCGAATATAAAATAGAAGTTATGTGGGAGAATGAAAACGGAACTGCTAAGTCGGAACTTGTAAAAGTAGCTAATGTCAAGGTGAAGAACAGGACAAGTGAAGTCACATATGACTATAGTATGTTGAAGGACCCCGGGGCATACTACTTCAATGTACAGCCTATGCATGACTTGTGCAAATTCAGGAAAGTTGACTGTAAGACTGTCAAAAGTCCGAAGATCAAAAtaa GCAGAGAAGTCCATGAGTCATTTAACATCTGCATAGCCAGCATCACAGCTTTGATCGTAGCTACTCTGTTTGCTTACTACATCGTGTTGCGTGTAATAAGGCGATACTGGTGTAAAGAATATGCCCAAG AGATTCCACCGCCCACGAAGGTATTGGTCGTTTACTCACCAGCAAATCGTCTTCACGCGGAATGTGTCGCCTCATTTGTGACGTACCTACGATCAGAATATGGCTTCGAGGTTATGTATGATGGTGACATATCAAACACGGCTCATGGAGACCCCTTCATTTGGGCCCAGGAGGCTTTCAATCTGGCCTCCCACGTCATCTACATCGTCGGGCCCATGGAAAACACAAATCTGTACAACAACATATACGACAAACCGATTCTGGCACATAAGGATGTGGATGTGATGCTGCTTTCCCTGTTGAAAGGCAACAAAGTGTCTaaatgtccaaaagatgtcatgaaCGTATTCTTCGAACATTCGAACGGACCGATACCGGTTGAAACTAAGCATGATAAGGTATTCTTCCTCCTAAAGGACTGGCAGAAGCTGATTGCGTATTTGTCGAGGAATCTCCTGCCGAAGAGGCAGTTGATGCGTACTGAGAAAGGTAAGAATTTATTGGATGACTTGACGCGGGCCAAGAAATTGTTGAGTGGGAGGAATGATGACGTGATTGTTAAATGCGATATGAATTCCATTGAGAAGAAAGTccttttgtaa
- the LOC121732854 gene encoding uncharacterized protein LOC121732854 isoform X2: MKPILFRFILVFIVNCVVGQHNQICENSTTVSRSCTTQILGEDYIHDGSCKVEVIPPDSAHCTDNFGPISSNAHIGGVSLRPYLLPVDFDNSTVKYSLNHAVLNITFSNIKWKTMKFRFQKYKSTAIVSYCRNIILSNDVTFNDQSVLYYDCYWALTEGNNIGQSHILDFEATNDGVVNRGRYYFNMPSADMLSPTITEVDWKPFVYIEIFTSTMRLHIVPPPFQLHIPEYKIEVMWENENGTAKSELVKVANVKVKNRTSEVTYDYSMLKDPGAYYFNVQPMHDLCKFRKVDCKTVKSPKIKISKEVHESFNICIASITALIVATLFAYYIVLRVIRRYWCKEYAQEIPPPTKVLVVYSPANRLHAECVASFVTYLRSEYGFEVMYDGDISNTAHGDPFIWAQEAFNLASHVIYIVGPMENTNLYNNIYDKPILAHKDVDVMLLSLLKGNKVSKCPKDVMNVFFEHSNGPIPVETKHDKVFFLLKDWQKLIAYLSRNLLPKRQLMRTEKGKNLLDDLTRAKKLLSGRNDDVIVKCDMNSIEKKVLL, translated from the exons ATGAAGCCAATTTTGTTTCGTTTCATATTAGTTTTTATAGTCAATTGCGTTGTGGGACAACATAATCAGATATGTGAAAACAGTACGACAGTCTCCCGTAGTTGTACAACACAG ATACTAGGAGAGGACTACATTCACGATGGTTCCTGCAAGGTTGAAGTTATACCGCCGGACAGTGCACACTGCACCGATAATTTCGGGCCCATATCTTCGAACGCGCACATTGGTGGAGTCAGCCTACGACCATACCTACTCCCGGTGGATTTTGATAACTCTACAGTCAAATATTCGCTAAACCACGCTGTACTGAACATCACTTTCAGCAATATAAAGTGGAAAA CTATGAAGTTCAGATTCCAAAAGTATAAAAGCACAGCAATTGTAAGCTACTGTCGGAACATCATACTATCAAATGATGTAACATTCAATGACCAATCAGTGCTTTATTACGACTGCTACTGGGCTCTCACTGAAGGCAACAATATTGGGCAGAGCCATATCCTCGACTTTGAAGCGACAAATGATGGTGTTGTCAACAGGGGACGCTATTATTTCAACATGCCCTCTGCTGATATGTTAA GTCCTACAATCACAGAAGTAGATTGGAAACCATTTGTTTACATCGAGATCTTCACGAGTACAATGAGATTACACATTGTCCCACCACCCTTCCAACTTCACATACCCGAATATAAAATAGAAGTTATGTGGGAGAATGAAAACGGAACTGCTAAGTCGGAACTTGTAAAAGTAGCTAATGTCAAGGTGAAGAACAGGACAAGTGAAGTCACATATGACTATAGTATGTTGAAGGACCCCGGGGCATACTACTTCAATGTACAGCCTATGCATGACTTGTGCAAATTCAGGAAAGTTGACTGTAAGACTGTCAAAAGTCCGAAGATCAAAAtaagtaa AGAAGTCCATGAGTCATTTAACATCTGCATAGCCAGCATCACAGCTTTGATCGTAGCTACTCTGTTTGCTTACTACATCGTGTTGCGTGTAATAAGGCGATACTGGTGTAAAGAATATGCCCAAG AGATTCCACCGCCCACGAAGGTATTGGTCGTTTACTCACCAGCAAATCGTCTTCACGCGGAATGTGTCGCCTCATTTGTGACGTACCTACGATCAGAATATGGCTTCGAGGTTATGTATGATGGTGACATATCAAACACGGCTCATGGAGACCCCTTCATTTGGGCCCAGGAGGCTTTCAATCTGGCCTCCCACGTCATCTACATCGTCGGGCCCATGGAAAACACAAATCTGTACAACAACATATACGACAAACCGATTCTGGCACATAAGGATGTGGATGTGATGCTGCTTTCCCTGTTGAAAGGCAACAAAGTGTCTaaatgtccaaaagatgtcatgaaCGTATTCTTCGAACATTCGAACGGACCGATACCGGTTGAAACTAAGCATGATAAGGTATTCTTCCTCCTAAAGGACTGGCAGAAGCTGATTGCGTATTTGTCGAGGAATCTCCTGCCGAAGAGGCAGTTGATGCGTACTGAGAAAGGTAAGAATTTATTGGATGACTTGACGCGGGCCAAGAAATTGTTGAGTGGGAGGAATGATGACGTGATTGTTAAATGCGATATGAATTCCATTGAGAAGAAAGTccttttgtaa